A single Sulfurimonas aquatica DNA region contains:
- a CDS encoding DUF1501 domain-containing protein, protein MLRRDFLKYTSVFAAMALFPNTLKAATYTGPLWVFVQASGGWDPTSLCDPKGYLDEDLDSNLNPTSTAMNKSFANADIAASTSAPAIKYAPIRGRDDNNVDYDFATFFDKYGSELLVVNGIDTQTNGHDAGRRYMMSGKLSEGYPAISALIAGISMPSSPLAFITGGGYDETFGVVAGTRLSNMNAINELAFVNKRNETTTYVSESDFDRLTQARASRTKRTIEKQKLESIKKLAQQYGLAHSGSNELEKLVEFLPTDVTTHPDRNNTVFSQGRFAMAGYKAGLTSSVNIQIGGFDTHGNHDASHIPRLARLLKGVDLLKQEAENQGISNDVIFVIGSEFGRTPGYNGGNGKDHWSVSSMMFMGKGIQGGRVIGSSTHRHDANKLNATTLVEDENGINITYAHINKAMRKLASIENNELITQYYPLSGAIEDLNLFT, encoded by the coding sequence ATGTTACGTAGAGATTTTTTAAAATACACATCAGTTTTCGCAGCAATGGCTCTTTTTCCAAATACGCTCAAAGCAGCTACGTATACAGGCCCACTATGGGTTTTTGTTCAAGCTTCAGGTGGCTGGGACCCAACTTCATTGTGTGATCCTAAGGGTTATCTAGATGAAGATTTAGACTCAAACTTAAATCCAACATCAACTGCAATGAATAAAAGTTTTGCGAATGCAGATATAGCAGCTTCAACTTCTGCACCTGCAATTAAATATGCACCAATTCGTGGACGTGATGATAATAATGTCGACTATGATTTTGCAACTTTTTTTGATAAATATGGCTCAGAGCTTTTAGTTGTTAATGGAATAGACACTCAAACTAATGGACATGATGCAGGCCGTAGATATATGATGAGTGGAAAACTTTCAGAAGGCTATCCCGCTATATCTGCACTCATTGCAGGTATAAGTATGCCATCTTCGCCATTGGCGTTTATAACGGGTGGTGGTTATGATGAGACGTTTGGAGTAGTGGCTGGGACGAGACTAAGTAATATGAATGCAATTAATGAGTTAGCCTTTGTCAATAAACGCAACGAGACTACCACATATGTTAGTGAGAGTGATTTTGACAGACTTACTCAAGCAAGGGCATCACGAACAAAACGTACTATAGAAAAACAAAAATTAGAGTCCATTAAAAAATTGGCTCAGCAGTATGGCTTAGCTCATAGTGGCTCAAACGAACTAGAAAAACTAGTAGAGTTTTTACCTACAGACGTTACCACTCATCCAGATAGAAACAACACTGTCTTTTCACAAGGGCGTTTTGCTATGGCTGGATACAAAGCAGGACTTACATCAAGCGTAAATATACAAATAGGTGGGTTTGATACTCATGGTAATCACGATGCCTCACATATACCAAGACTAGCTAGACTCTTAAAAGGGGTAGACCTTTTAAAACAAGAAGCAGAGAATCAAGGAATATCTAATGACGTAATCTTTGTTATAGGCTCAGAATTTGGCCGTACACCAGGATATAACGGTGGAAATGGAAAAGATCACTGGAGTGTAAGCTCTATGATGTTTATGGGTAAAGGTATTCAAGGTGGTAGAGTGATAGGCTCTTCAACTCATAGACATGATGCAAATAAATTAAATGCGACTACTCTAGTCGAAGATGAAAACGGCATAAATATCACATATGCTCATATAAATAAAGCGATGAGAAAACTCGCTTCGATTGAAAATAATGAGTTAATAACGCAATACTATCCGCTTTCAGGAGCAATTGAGGACTTAAATTTATTTACATAA
- a CDS encoding MTH1187 family thiamine-binding protein, giving the protein MLSVLVEFSMFPTSADGRDGASVSKSVSKIIDAIDKSGVPYQLTPMGTVIEAKSMKEALSVIELAYEQVSDLERVYSSLKFDIRKNTENRLKTKIASVEKVLNREINH; this is encoded by the coding sequence ATGTTATCAGTATTAGTAGAGTTTAGTATGTTCCCAACGTCAGCTGATGGAAGAGATGGCGCGTCTGTATCAAAAAGCGTTTCAAAGATTATAGACGCTATAGACAAGTCAGGAGTTCCGTATCAACTTACGCCAATGGGAACCGTTATAGAAGCTAAAAGCATGAAAGAAGCTCTCTCTGTGATAGAACTAGCATATGAGCAGGTGAGTGATTTAGAGAGAGTTTACTCATCTCTAAAGTTTGATATTCGTAAAAATACTGAAAATAGATTAAAAACTAAAATTGCTTCAGTTGAAAAAGTTTTAAATAGAGAAATAAACCACTAG
- a CDS encoding HIT family protein, producing MEDILYAPWRDEYIGGQKIEGCVFCHISSHVQDDENLHVLYRDERCFIVMNKYPYTPGHFMIIPHFHTDKLEELSSDTWLHMSALAQKGVRLLKEGFGAHGVNIGMNLGKAGGAGIAEHIHMHLVPRFNRDTNFITSIGQSRVYSTDFEKIYLKIKSLIPEYISDN from the coding sequence ATGGAAGATATACTATATGCGCCATGGCGTGATGAATATATTGGAGGTCAGAAGATAGAGGGGTGTGTTTTTTGTCATATTAGCTCTCACGTGCAAGATGATGAGAACTTACATGTACTCTATAGAGATGAACGCTGTTTTATCGTGATGAACAAGTACCCATACACTCCTGGTCATTTTATGATTATTCCTCATTTTCATACTGATAAATTAGAGGAGTTAAGTTCTGATACTTGGCTTCATATGTCAGCTCTTGCACAAAAAGGAGTAAGACTGCTAAAAGAGGGTTTTGGCGCTCATGGGGTGAACATAGGCATGAACCTCGGAAAGGCTGGTGGAGCTGGTATTGCTGAGCATATTCATATGCATTTAGTGCCGCGTTTTAACAGAGATACGAACTTCATAACTTCTATTGGTCAGAGTCGCGTTTACTCAACCGATTTTGAAAAAATTTATCTAAAAATTAAAAGTTTAATTCCTGAGTATATAAGTGATAATTAG
- a CDS encoding M23 family metallopeptidase — MIIRFILFFSFSLLYSLEYPSSYAHLGTPLYKSQKILQNIETFSSLDSVKNFCVDINTTRENGFKLDTSKDKSELKSYLKNLRKLRKKYEYIVYELHRELESAIEKDDYEKFCLIVNSGLDGILQRPSLQEKAFIYYAKNKTLKKSPFLEKKIERNELLLNTLKEQDDEIINSSYNSTNIKDEDIGITTKRVHNKIEVSFYNKHIYDITLKVKPYYESILHRQTPKSEIIIQANSTYLYETLEITGDNNAFNYNFIWSIGSKDAKHDDEYEYRLPYETTTKHRVSQGYNTNQTHKGRSKYSVDFAMPIGTKVLASREGTIISVKSSSDRGGYSKEFRGQGNYVRVLHSDGTIAIYYHLKKDGAVVNIGDKVKKGELIGYSGNTGYSSGPHLHMAVYKAISAVQTKTIKVKYISAEGLVKEMKTAETYQAI, encoded by the coding sequence GTGATAATTAGGTTTATACTTTTTTTTTCTTTTTCACTTTTATATTCACTTGAATACCCTTCATCTTATGCTCATTTAGGTACACCACTCTATAAATCACAAAAGATACTTCAAAATATAGAAACTTTTTCGAGTTTAGATTCTGTCAAAAACTTCTGTGTTGATATTAATACGACACGAGAAAATGGTTTCAAACTTGATACCTCAAAAGATAAAAGTGAGCTCAAAAGCTACTTAAAAAACCTTCGAAAACTTCGAAAAAAGTATGAATACATTGTTTATGAACTTCATAGAGAACTTGAGTCTGCCATAGAAAAAGATGATTATGAAAAGTTTTGTTTAATTGTAAATAGTGGGCTTGATGGAATACTACAAAGGCCGAGTCTACAAGAAAAGGCGTTTATTTACTATGCTAAAAATAAAACTTTAAAGAAAAGTCCATTCTTAGAAAAGAAGATAGAACGTAATGAGTTGTTGTTAAATACTCTAAAAGAGCAGGATGATGAAATTATAAACTCATCATATAATTCAACTAATATTAAAGATGAGGATATTGGCATAACTACAAAAAGAGTCCACAACAAGATAGAAGTCTCTTTTTACAATAAACATATATATGACATTACGTTAAAAGTAAAACCTTACTATGAAAGTATTCTTCATAGACAAACGCCAAAGAGTGAAATTATCATTCAAGCAAATTCTACATACCTCTATGAGACTTTAGAAATTACTGGAGATAACAACGCTTTCAATTATAATTTTATTTGGAGCATAGGTTCTAAAGACGCAAAGCATGATGATGAGTATGAGTATAGACTGCCTTATGAAACTACAACTAAACATAGAGTATCTCAAGGGTATAACACAAATCAGACTCATAAAGGAAGGTCAAAGTACTCTGTGGACTTTGCTATGCCTATTGGTACCAAAGTTCTTGCATCTAGAGAAGGTACTATCATCAGCGTTAAATCAAGTTCAGATAGAGGTGGCTACTCAAAAGAGTTTAGGGGTCAAGGAAACTATGTTAGAGTACTGCATTCTGATGGAACTATCGCTATATATTATCATCTTAAAAAAGATGGGGCAGTAGTAAACATAGGAGATAAAGTAAAAAAAGGAGAGCTTATAGGGTACTCTGGAAACACGGGTTACTCTAGCGGACCACATCTTCATATGGCTGTATATAAAGCAATAAGCGCAGTGCAAACCAAGACTATTAAAGTCAAATATATTTCAGCTGAAGGCTTAGTAAAAGAGATGAAAACTGCAGAGACATATCAGGCAATATAA
- a CDS encoding molybdopterin-dependent oxidoreductase, producing the protein MQRRDFLKTSVVASAAIVGTNLSAGVTGQPLDGQTVSKMAFPEKRPLITYSDRPPLLESPRSTFTKGITPNDEFFVRWHMPDIPTKIDLDSYTIKIDGLVNKELNITLKELKNDFEQVEVTAVLQCGGNSRSAFTPIAGGIQWGSGAMGCAKWKGVRLSDLLNKAGLKKDAHWIGFNGKDNAAYYATPNFVREMELEELDDHVIVAYEMNGEDLPYLNGFPLRLVIPGYYSDSWVKMLSNITVTNEYKSLFFMDVAYRIPDNETESETPENRFKVTKPITHMNVKSIIGYPENDMKIYHNSHIVVRGVAFDDGHGIKDVLISTDGGKTWDDALLKQEDGRYAYTEFRYSYKPTKYGKVSIMAKAVNRLGDEQPLAKDVLWNHGGYKFNGIDEVIVEVV; encoded by the coding sequence ATGCAAAGAAGAGACTTCTTAAAAACTTCAGTTGTCGCATCAGCAGCAATAGTAGGCACTAACCTTTCAGCAGGCGTCACGGGACAGCCACTTGATGGACAAACAGTATCTAAGATGGCATTTCCAGAAAAACGCCCACTTATTACATACTCTGATAGACCGCCGCTTTTAGAGTCGCCTAGAAGTACTTTTACTAAGGGAATCACTCCAAATGATGAGTTTTTTGTTAGATGGCATATGCCAGATATCCCAACTAAAATTGATTTAGATTCATATACTATTAAAATTGATGGACTTGTTAACAAAGAGTTAAACATTACTCTTAAAGAACTTAAAAATGATTTTGAACAAGTTGAAGTTACCGCTGTTCTTCAGTGTGGTGGAAATAGCCGTTCAGCATTTACTCCAATCGCTGGTGGTATTCAGTGGGGAAGTGGAGCTATGGGTTGTGCTAAATGGAAAGGTGTTAGACTAAGTGACCTTTTAAATAAAGCCGGACTTAAAAAAGATGCACACTGGATAGGTTTTAATGGTAAAGATAATGCAGCATACTATGCAACTCCAAACTTTGTAAGAGAGATGGAACTTGAAGAGTTAGATGATCACGTTATCGTTGCTTATGAGATGAATGGTGAAGATTTACCATATTTAAATGGTTTTCCTCTGCGTTTAGTTATTCCAGGTTACTACTCTGATAGTTGGGTTAAAATGCTAAGTAACATTACTGTTACAAATGAATATAAATCACTTTTCTTTATGGATGTGGCTTATAGAATTCCAGATAATGAAACAGAGAGTGAAACTCCAGAAAACAGATTTAAAGTTACGAAGCCAATTACACATATGAACGTAAAGTCGATTATAGGTTATCCTGAGAATGATATGAAGATTTATCATAACTCACATATAGTTGTACGTGGTGTGGCATTTGATGATGGTCATGGAATCAAAGATGTGCTAATCTCTACTGATGGTGGAAAAACTTGGGATGATGCACTGCTTAAACAAGAAGATGGACGTTATGCATATACTGAATTTAGATATTCGTATAAACCAACTAAATATGGAAAAGTAAGCATTATGGCTAAGGCCGTGAATCGTTTAGGTGATGAGCAACCTCTTGCAAAAGATGTACTCTGGAATCATGGTGGGTACAAGTTTAACGGTATCGACGAAGTTATTGTAGAAGTGGTTTAG
- a CDS encoding sulfite:cytochrome C oxidoreductase subunit B, translating to MSKIVLLVMLAFGSLFAQVDSEIEVPYISYEIKMGEGFDTVQAQCLMCHSFGYIINQGPQSKDFWAKKTKKMITHFKMPLEEGSEDFNTIVKYLYKHYGNGKLK from the coding sequence ATGAGTAAAATAGTATTATTAGTTATGTTGGCGTTTGGTTCACTTTTTGCACAAGTTGATAGTGAAATAGAAGTTCCATATATCTCTTATGAGATTAAAATGGGTGAAGGATTTGATACAGTTCAGGCACAATGCCTTATGTGTCACTCTTTTGGATATATAATAAACCAGGGTCCACAATCAAAAGACTTTTGGGCTAAGAAAACAAAGAAGATGATCACTCACTTTAAAATGCCTTTAGAAGAGGGAAGTGAAGATTTTAATACAATTGTGAAGTATTTATATAAGCACTATGGAAATGGAAAGTTAAAATAG
- a CDS encoding methyl-accepting chemotaxis protein, producing the protein MFQTIKAKFIINLILSIVSLLVILVVSYFIAISNIKSIMISDVSTVAQTLSNGIKYVSKYNKNAYKEKEFKDTIKNMKVGKSGYIYLISSDGTLLIHPKKEGKNLKNTSYGEYITSHKEGGTYSYTSKTTGQDKFAAFEYIPAWDAWIVPGVNKADYFDEVNKHFILYFSYLMIGCIGILTFFNYMTAKTVLKNASIIKSVAIDLSQGEGDLQKELPVPQTKDEFRAISIGINGFLIKMHNAIVNIKTSSHYQIILANELISLTQQLRSKTNESGSTAKSTVEDLNEIRVLLEKNVNGSKEILSVNQKSSLVLDETTSKIDSIIGSISTTQESAETISEEFTKLIRDIEALKEITTVIRDISEQTNLLALNAAIEAARAGVHGRGFAVVAEEVRKLSERTNKAINEVDVSISVLVQSVGDATEQIDNNKDVVNTLVAYGEEVKVDFLNMGESINTSLNVADESQSNMDKMQSQIISIIKKIHFMSELSLENGEFVDEVDHIANEVRSVDMEIDDNLSFFKTKKPDRSRKYEKIHTL; encoded by the coding sequence ATGTTTCAGACAATCAAAGCAAAATTTATAATCAATTTAATTTTATCAATAGTATCTCTATTGGTTATTTTAGTAGTTTCTTACTTTATAGCTATTAGTAATATTAAAAGTATCATGATTAGTGATGTCTCAACAGTCGCTCAAACACTTTCAAATGGAATCAAATATGTATCTAAGTACAATAAAAATGCCTATAAAGAAAAAGAGTTTAAAGATACTATTAAAAATATGAAAGTCGGTAAAAGTGGTTATATCTATCTTATATCTAGTGATGGTACACTCCTAATTCATCCAAAGAAAGAGGGAAAAAACTTAAAAAATACCTCTTATGGAGAGTATATTACTTCGCATAAAGAGGGAGGCACATACTCCTACACATCAAAAACAACTGGACAAGATAAGTTTGCTGCATTTGAATATATTCCTGCATGGGATGCTTGGATAGTTCCAGGCGTAAATAAAGCAGACTATTTTGATGAAGTAAATAAGCACTTTATATTATATTTTTCTTACCTAATGATAGGCTGTATAGGCATTCTTACATTTTTTAATTATATGACTGCTAAGACAGTATTAAAAAATGCAAGTATTATTAAATCAGTGGCGATTGACTTAAGTCAAGGGGAAGGAGATCTGCAAAAAGAGTTACCGGTTCCCCAAACAAAAGATGAGTTTCGTGCCATTAGTATAGGTATCAATGGTTTTTTGATTAAGATGCACAATGCAATAGTAAATATAAAAACAAGTAGTCATTATCAAATAATATTAGCAAATGAGTTGATCTCATTAACGCAACAACTAAGAAGTAAGACAAATGAATCAGGTAGTACTGCTAAATCTACTGTGGAAGATTTAAATGAGATACGAGTACTTTTAGAAAAGAATGTAAATGGTTCAAAAGAGATACTAAGTGTAAATCAAAAGAGTTCTTTAGTTTTAGATGAGACTACCTCTAAGATTGACAGTATCATTGGGAGTATCTCTACAACACAAGAGAGTGCTGAAACAATAAGTGAAGAGTTTACAAAGCTTATACGTGATATTGAAGCTCTCAAAGAGATAACTACCGTTATTAGAGATATATCTGAACAGACAAATCTTTTAGCACTAAACGCTGCCATAGAAGCTGCGCGAGCGGGAGTACATGGAAGAGGCTTTGCCGTTGTTGCTGAAGAGGTAAGAAAACTATCCGAGAGGACAAATAAGGCTATTAATGAAGTTGATGTTTCTATTTCAGTTTTAGTGCAGTCTGTTGGAGACGCAACCGAGCAGATAGATAACAATAAAGACGTTGTAAATACTTTAGTAGCCTATGGAGAAGAAGTTAAAGTAGACTTTTTAAATATGGGAGAGAGTATAAATACCAGTCTAAACGTTGCAGATGAATCCCAATCAAATATGGATAAGATGCAGAGTCAAATTATCTCTATTATTAAAAAAATTCACTTTATGTCAGAACTCTCATTGGAAAATGGAGAGTTCGTGGATGAAGTGGACCATATAGCTAATGAAGTAAGGTCTGTAGATATGGAGATAGATGATAATCTTAGTTTTTTTAAGACTAAAAAGCCAGACAGAAGTAGAAAATATGAAAAAATACATACTCTTTGA
- a CDS encoding HAD family hydrolase produces MKKYILFDNDGVLVETEKYYYEANVRALNEFDLELNFDTYMEIMARGGNAWEVAIKAGVPKEEINIKRERRDIYYQELIREKNIEIDGVVETLEKLSHSYKMGIVTTSRRVDFDLVHNNRDIVKYMDFTLCVEEYPRSKPYPDPYLAGMKKFNASKAECIIVEDSQRGLTSAVNAGIECVTVYNEFTKTHDLSKASYKINSIKELTSLLKNL; encoded by the coding sequence ATGAAAAAATACATACTCTTTGATAATGATGGCGTTTTAGTTGAAACGGAAAAGTACTATTATGAAGCGAATGTAAGGGCTTTAAACGAATTTGATTTAGAACTAAACTTTGATACCTATATGGAGATCATGGCTCGTGGTGGAAATGCTTGGGAAGTAGCTATAAAGGCTGGAGTTCCCAAAGAAGAGATAAATATAAAACGAGAGCGACGCGATATATATTATCAAGAGCTCATTAGAGAAAAAAACATAGAGATTGATGGTGTTGTAGAAACCTTAGAAAAACTTTCTCATAGTTATAAAATGGGCATAGTGACTACGTCGAGAAGAGTTGATTTTGACTTAGTGCATAATAATAGAGATATAGTGAAATATATGGACTTTACTCTCTGCGTTGAAGAGTACCCAAGGTCTAAGCCATATCCAGATCCATACTTAGCTGGCATGAAAAAGTTCAATGCGAGTAAAGCTGAATGTATTATCGTAGAAGATTCTCAAAGAGGCTTAACATCGGCTGTAAACGCAGGGATAGAGTGTGTAACGGTCTATAATGAGTTTACAAAAACTCATGACCTCTCCAAAGCCAGTTATAAAATCAACTCCATTAAAGAGCTAACAAGTCTCCTAAAAAATTTATAG